The genomic region TCGTTGCTGTCGGTGCCGAAAGGCCGCGCTGTTTCTTCGCCAGCCCTCTCCAGGTCCAGAGCAGCACCCCGACAACCCGCTACTCACCACACTTCATCTTCCGTGAAACCGGCTTCCTTTTAGCCAGCGCAGGGCCCACTTTCGCCGCTGGCGAGGCGCACAAAAAAGCCGCGTCGGAAATCCGGCGCGGCGTTCTGCGGGTAGGCTTGGGGGCGCTACAGCGGCTTCTTGCGGGAAGCCTGGAACTTTTTGATCTGCGGGTCGATGATTTTCCGGTCGCCGACTACCACGATGGTCATGGCTTCGGGGCGCACGTACTTGCGCGCCGTTTCGCTGACCTGTTGGGGCGTCACGGCATTGATGTTTTTCACCTGCTCGGTCAGGTAGGAGTCGGGCAGGCCGTGCAGGTCGAGGGTGTTGAGCTGGCCGATGATGCCCGCCGGCGTGGAGTTGCGCAGCACAAACAAGCCCGACTCGTAGTTCTGGATGCCTTTCAGCTCTTCGGCCGAAGGCGGGGTTTTCTGCAGCTGCTCAATCTCATACACGATTTCTTTGAGCGAATTGCCGGTTTCCTGGGTGGTCACGTCGGCGTTCTGGCTCCAGTTGCCGGTGCGGTAGTGGGTTTCGAGGTAGCTGTAGGGCGAGTAGGTGTAGCCCTTATCCTCGCGGATGTTGCGCGTGATGCGCGAGCCGAAAGAGCCGCCCAGCAGCGAGTTCATCACCCGCACCCGCATATAATCGGGGTGCGAGGGGTCCACGACGGGCAGGCCGATGACGATGGTGGACTGCGGTGCCCCCGGCCGGTCCAGGGTCGTGACGTCGGGGCGGGTCTGGGATTTGGCTATTTCAATGCGCGGGGCCGGGCCCTGGGGCATGGTGGCCCAGGCGCGGGTAATGGCCTCGCGCACAGCCCCGTTGTCGAACTTACCGGCTACGTACACGCTGGTGCGCTGGGCGCCGTACTGGGTCTGGTAGAAGGCTTTCACCTGCGCCATCGTCAGGGCGTCGATTTCGGCATCGGTGGGGATGGGGCGGCCGTAGGGGTGGCTGCCGTAGAGGGCCTGGCTGAACTTCTGGCGGGCCTGAGTACCGGGCTGGGCGCGGGCCAGGTTCATCTGGCGCTTGAAATCGGCCTTGATGCGGGCCAGCTCGCTCTCGGGCAGCGCCGGGCGCTGCACCACCTCGGCCAGGAGCGCCGCCAACTCGGGAGCAAACTCGCTCAGGCATGAAGCGTAGATCAGGGTCTGGTCCTGGCCCACCGAAACATTGAGCCAGCCTCCCATCCGGGCCACTTTGTCGGCGAACTGCGCGCCCGTCAGCGTAGCAGTGCCTTCGCTCATGAGCTTGCTCAGCAGGTCGGCCACGCCGACTTCGGTAGCGGCTTCATGCACGTTGCCGGCCTGGATGGCCACCAACATCGTGGTTTTGGGCACCTGGCCGTAGGGCACCAGTTTCGCCTTGAGGCCGTTGGGCAACGTGAATTCCTCTTTGGCCGGCAGCTCAAAGTCGCGGGGGGTGCCGCCGGCGGGCGGAGTTTCGCGGGGTGCGGCCGGGGCCACTGCTGCCGCCGGAGCGGGCTTGGGTTTCGGCTTGGTTTGGGCCAGGGCAGCCGGGGCGGCGGTAGCCAGGGCCACGCAGAGCAGCCCGAAGTGAAGTGGTTTCATGGCGTAGTCTTCGTGGGTTAGCTTTTGGCCAGCGGGTTCACAATCAGCAGGGTGCGGTTGGTGGGCCGCAGGTATTCCTGCATGGTGCGCTGCATGAGGGCGGGCGTCACCTTACGGAACTCGGCCTCCAGCCGGTTGATGCGACCGGGGTCGTTGTCGAACAGCGCAAACGAGGCCAGCATATCGGCGCGGCCGAAGTTGTCGGAACCCGAAAGCTGGTCGTAGAGGCTGGAGCGCAGCTTCACCACGGCCAGATCCAGCGTGGCCTGGTCGATGCCGCCCTTG from Hymenobacter canadensis harbors:
- a CDS encoding M16 family metallopeptidase, with the protein product MKPLHFGLLCVALATAAPAALAQTKPKPKPAPAAAVAPAAPRETPPAGGTPRDFELPAKEEFTLPNGLKAKLVPYGQVPKTTMLVAIQAGNVHEAATEVGVADLLSKLMSEGTATLTGAQFADKVARMGGWLNVSVGQDQTLIYASCLSEFAPELAALLAEVVQRPALPESELARIKADFKRQMNLARAQPGTQARQKFSQALYGSHPYGRPIPTDAEIDALTMAQVKAFYQTQYGAQRTSVYVAGKFDNGAVREAITRAWATMPQGPAPRIEIAKSQTRPDVTTLDRPGAPQSTIVIGLPVVDPSHPDYMRVRVMNSLLGGSFGSRITRNIREDKGYTYSPYSYLETHYRTGNWSQNADVTTQETGNSLKEIVYEIEQLQKTPPSAEELKGIQNYESGLFVLRNSTPAGIIGQLNTLDLHGLPDSYLTEQVKNINAVTPQQVSETARKYVRPEAMTIVVVGDRKIIDPQIKKFQASRKKPL